A genomic window from Nicotiana sylvestris chromosome 11, ASM39365v2, whole genome shotgun sequence includes:
- the LOC104246902 gene encoding uncharacterized protein, translated as MIQHPDKNFIDLIPIEIHKKPAYCAHVEEDFDGKPWFHNMKEYLENGEYPENATHTHKQYLSQLVLTTPPNFSSDLMKAMCETFKIKNQNSTAYMLQMNGAAEATNKNIKKILRKMVDNYKQWNEKLPFALLGYRTTVPVIPAEIEIPSLEIIQEAELSDVEWIQSWYEQLVLIDGKRMKVVCHSHIYQNIMARASNKKVRSRQFTPGQLVLKRIFPYQDKAKVKFSSNWKGPYMVHLVLTGGVLILADMGGEIWLKPINLDAVNRYYV; from the exons atgatacaacatccagacaagaatttcattgatcttatCCCGATAGAGATTCATAAgaagccagcttattgtgctcatgttgaagaagattTTGACGGAAAGCCATGGTTTCACAATATGAAGGAGTATCTAGAGAATGGAGAATACCCAGAAAATGCTACACACACTCACAAGC AGTACCTGAGTCAATTAGTACTGACAACACCACCAAATTTCagtagtgatctgatgaaagccatgtgtgaaacattcaagatcaagaacCAAAATTCTACAGCATACATGCTGCAAATGAATGGAGCTGCGGAAGccaccaacaagaacatcaaaaagatattAAGGAAGATGGTGGACAACTACAAGCAATGGAATGAGAAGCTACCATTTGCTTTGCTcgggtaccgcaccacagttc CTGTTATACCTGCCGAGATAGAGATTCCTTCCCTAGAAATCATACAAGAGGCCGAGCTAAGTGATGTAGAATGGATACAAAGCTGGTATGAGCAACTGGTTCTCATTGACGGTAAGAGGATGAAAGTAGTGTGTCATAGTCATATCTACCAGAATATAATGGCAAGGGCTTCCAACAAAAAGGTTAGATCGAGGCAATTCACACCGGGACAATTGGTGTTGAAACGGATCTTCCCATATCAGGACAAAGCAAAAGTGAAATTCTCATCTAACTGGAAAGGCCCTTACATGGTTCACctagtactaacaggaggagtgCTTATACTTGCAGATATGGGTGGAGAAATATGGCTAAAACCTATCAATTTGGATGCAGTCAATAGATATTATGTTTAA